In Pseudomonas fakonensis, one DNA window encodes the following:
- a CDS encoding DUF5906 domain-containing protein, translating into MSGRPTHTTADWARRYIETFGLALVPIEPGEKGPKGRGWNTPGGYITAAADAEAFWTKCPSHNLGVVLGPSRVCSLDVDDVELTRQVLLQTLGLDVEALADAYPTSVGNPERFRVMFRVPEGVELSRHALVWPNKNDPDGTIYKGLMAQVKAAVDEEDAAREASFRMAAEPFKKVTVFELRGGLVQDVLPPSIHPGTGKPYTWRTAPAAGGLPELPPELLAIWQGWDEFKPKGEAVCPWRPRPAASVVRPMPKPSSTARSGDRLPEVIPEFNRIHDIATMIEAHGYKRIDGKWLSPHSSSGMPGVTITEGKLFSHHTSDPLANGHKNDAFDVFCILMHDGDQRAATRAAAQILGIDAKSRPPAPPPLGDLPRPPSVSEQADQGEADADLGEPVAADTGSNEPSPAGSSATGGAGGEQLDIVAAMRRFALVEGTTSVWDMDKGKSMKRPGFEALVGKPLAKEWMGRTDKKLIAPEQAQELDQARRLSAKKGGALKLDPIERYVYIDGTKDVWDREKKRRIAEGAVKMALGEEYKWWLNSQDRRVVDVDHIVFDPTMTKDPNIYINTFEGLPLAPERDDAACENLRWLISFLCNHDEEALGWLTKWLAYPLQNMGAKMDTAVLMHSIMEGSGKSLLFADVFGQLYGQYAATVGQTQLEGSFNAWQSRKLWAVFEEVVSRDQRYNQVGKIKHMITGKTVRMESKFINGWEEANHMNAVFLSNEIMPWPISDDDRRLLVMWPMETLPVARQKAISRELANGGVAALYGWLLGVELGDFDQRTRPPKTEARQRLVALSRTAWQTFLHLWRTEELGRGLWACCLATDLYALFIEWCSRNKEHSMSQTKFSLMLSATVEKTRSIPWTERNNRRFAAFFFPSDGDASLPPSFNAAELGQAVITWRSKAKLAGWNVDGWDHVKGLAA; encoded by the coding sequence ATGAGCGGGCGCCCAACTCATACCACAGCTGATTGGGCGCGGCGTTACATCGAAACCTTCGGTCTGGCCCTGGTCCCCATTGAGCCTGGAGAGAAGGGGCCTAAGGGGCGCGGCTGGAACACGCCCGGCGGTTACATTACTGCTGCCGCTGATGCTGAGGCGTTTTGGACGAAGTGCCCGAGCCACAACCTCGGTGTTGTGCTCGGGCCTAGTCGTGTCTGCTCGCTGGACGTTGATGATGTCGAGCTGACCCGTCAGGTCTTGCTGCAGACGCTTGGGCTCGATGTTGAGGCGCTTGCCGACGCATATCCGACTTCGGTGGGTAACCCCGAGCGATTCCGGGTGATGTTCCGTGTTCCCGAAGGTGTGGAGCTGAGCCGGCACGCGCTGGTTTGGCCCAACAAGAACGACCCGGATGGCACCATCTACAAGGGGCTCATGGCGCAGGTCAAGGCAGCTGTGGACGAGGAAGATGCCGCCCGCGAAGCGTCTTTCCGCATGGCAGCAGAGCCCTTCAAAAAAGTGACCGTCTTCGAGCTGCGTGGCGGCCTGGTGCAGGATGTGCTGCCGCCGTCCATTCACCCTGGTACAGGGAAGCCCTACACCTGGCGCACTGCGCCAGCCGCCGGCGGGTTGCCGGAGCTGCCGCCCGAACTGCTGGCGATCTGGCAGGGCTGGGACGAGTTCAAGCCTAAAGGGGAGGCGGTGTGCCCGTGGCGGCCAAGGCCGGCTGCGTCAGTGGTTCGACCTATGCCGAAGCCATCGTCAACTGCCCGATCTGGTGACCGGCTCCCCGAGGTCATCCCTGAATTCAATCGTATCCATGACATCGCCACGATGATCGAGGCGCATGGCTACAAGCGCATCGACGGGAAGTGGCTGAGCCCGCACAGCAGCTCCGGCATGCCGGGGGTGACGATCACCGAGGGCAAGCTCTTTTCCCATCACACGTCTGACCCTTTGGCGAACGGGCACAAGAATGATGCCTTCGACGTGTTCTGCATTCTGATGCACGACGGCGATCAGAGGGCGGCTACCAGAGCTGCTGCCCAGATCCTCGGCATCGATGCCAAGTCTCGCCCGCCGGCGCCGCCACCACTCGGTGATCTTCCCCGCCCCCCATCGGTCTCCGAGCAGGCCGACCAAGGCGAAGCGGACGCTGATCTTGGCGAACCTGTCGCCGCTGATACCGGTTCGAACGAGCCCAGCCCGGCCGGCTCATCGGCCACTGGGGGGGCGGGGGGCGAGCAGCTTGATATCGTCGCCGCAATGCGCCGATTCGCCTTGGTTGAGGGAACCACCAGCGTTTGGGACATGGACAAAGGGAAGTCGATGAAGCGGCCAGGGTTCGAAGCCTTGGTAGGCAAGCCGCTGGCTAAGGAGTGGATGGGGCGGACTGACAAGAAGCTGATTGCGCCGGAGCAGGCGCAAGAGCTGGATCAAGCTCGACGCCTTTCGGCTAAGAAAGGCGGTGCGCTCAAGCTTGATCCAATCGAGCGGTATGTCTACATCGACGGTACAAAGGACGTTTGGGACCGAGAGAAGAAGCGGCGGATCGCTGAGGGAGCCGTGAAGATGGCCCTGGGCGAAGAGTACAAGTGGTGGCTGAATAGTCAGGATCGACGGGTGGTTGATGTCGACCACATCGTTTTTGACCCAACCATGACCAAAGATCCAAACATCTACATCAACACCTTCGAAGGGCTGCCCCTTGCGCCGGAGCGGGATGACGCTGCATGTGAAAACCTGCGCTGGTTGATCTCTTTCCTTTGTAACCACGACGAAGAGGCGCTGGGCTGGTTGACCAAATGGCTCGCATATCCGCTGCAGAACATGGGGGCCAAAATGGACACTGCCGTCTTGATGCACTCGATCATGGAGGGCTCGGGCAAGAGTCTTCTGTTTGCTGACGTATTTGGCCAGCTCTACGGTCAGTACGCGGCCACGGTGGGGCAGACGCAGTTGGAGGGTAGTTTCAACGCCTGGCAGAGCCGCAAGCTCTGGGCCGTGTTTGAAGAGGTTGTCAGCCGCGACCAGCGCTACAACCAGGTGGGCAAGATCAAGCACATGATCACCGGAAAGACCGTACGGATGGAGTCCAAGTTCATCAATGGCTGGGAGGAAGCGAACCACATGAACGCCGTCTTCCTCAGCAACGAGATCATGCCCTGGCCGATCAGTGATGATGACCGCCGACTGTTGGTGATGTGGCCGATGGAAACCTTGCCGGTGGCCAGGCAAAAAGCAATCAGTCGCGAGCTGGCCAATGGTGGCGTTGCTGCGTTGTATGGTTGGCTGCTCGGCGTAGAACTTGGCGACTTCGATCAGCGTACGCGGCCGCCCAAGACAGAGGCTCGCCAGCGACTGGTCGCGCTAAGCCGTACGGCATGGCAAACTTTCCTGCACCTGTGGCGAACCGAAGAGCTTGGCCGTGGTCTGTGGGCATGCTGCTTAGCAACAGATCTGTATGCGCTGTTCATTGAGTGGTGCTCCCGGAACAAAGAGCACTCCATGAGTCAGACGAAGTTTTC